The Crocosphaera subtropica ATCC 51142 genome includes a window with the following:
- the gloB gene encoding hydroxyacylglutathione hydrolase, with product MEIKRLPALSDNYIFLLHDANNNTAAVVDPAVAEPVLNCLDQLGAKLIAIFNTHHHADHVGGNKKLMEQFPDLCVYGSKEDQGRIPGQQVFLEEGDTVEFAGKTGKVYFVPGHTRGHIAYYFPPNENEEIGDLFCGDTIFAGGCGRLFEGTPAQMVESIGKLRNLPDHTRIWCAHEYTLNNLKFAVTVDKDNSDLQIRYQDVIKARKNEEATVPSLLGEEKKTNPFLRWDQPALQMITGMNDPARVFGKIRGMKDNF from the coding sequence CTGCAGTGGTTGATCCGGCAGTAGCTGAACCCGTGTTAAATTGCCTAGATCAATTAGGAGCAAAATTAATCGCTATTTTTAACACTCATCACCACGCTGATCATGTGGGAGGCAATAAAAAATTAATGGAACAATTTCCTGATCTTTGTGTTTATGGAAGCAAAGAAGATCAAGGTAGAATTCCAGGGCAACAAGTCTTTTTAGAAGAAGGGGACACAGTAGAATTTGCTGGCAAAACAGGCAAAGTGTACTTTGTTCCGGGGCATACTCGTGGACATATTGCCTATTATTTTCCTCCTAATGAAAATGAAGAAATAGGAGACTTATTTTGTGGTGATACTATTTTTGCTGGAGGCTGTGGCCGCTTATTTGAAGGAACACCAGCACAGATGGTTGAATCTATAGGTAAACTTAGGAATTTACCCGATCATACTCGTATTTGGTGCGCCCATGAATATACCTTAAATAACCTGAAATTTGCGGTTACTGTTGATAAAGATAATAGTGATTTACAAATTCGCTATCAAGACGTAATTAAAGCCCGCAAAAATGAGGAAGCAACCGTTCCCTCTCTATTAGGAGAAGAGAAAAAAACGAATCCTTTTTTACGATGGGATCAACCTGCTTTGCAAATGATAACAGGGATGAATGATCCAGCCAGAGTTTTTGGTAAAATTAGGGGAATGAAAGATAATTTCTAA
- a CDS encoding ion transporter — MEAENFNIKEKISYYLDNFNSPIGIAVNLTILGLILLSSGIFVLETYPLPESSLQLLDRLDDVILYLFTFEYLIRFWCAEYKIKFVFSLFSFIDLLSILPLFIGFVDIRFIRILRWFRILRLLRLIKFETSLFRVKSEDGVVLVRIFLILFSLIFIYSGAIYQVEHYSNPEVFTTFFDALYFSVVTMTTVGFGDVIPLSEAGRILTVMMIFSGILLIPWQLGILTQKFLQSSQQGDQVCSHCGLKFHDRDANFCKICGTKL; from the coding sequence ATGGAAGCCGAAAACTTCAACATTAAAGAAAAAATATCTTATTATTTAGATAATTTTAATAGCCCCATTGGAATAGCAGTTAATTTGACAATTTTGGGGCTTATTTTATTGTCTTCAGGTATCTTTGTCCTTGAAACTTATCCTTTACCTGAGTCTAGTTTGCAGTTATTAGATAGATTAGATGATGTCATTTTATATCTATTTACTTTTGAATATTTAATCCGTTTTTGGTGTGCAGAATATAAAATAAAATTTGTTTTTAGTCTGTTTTCCTTTATTGATTTACTGTCTATCTTACCTTTATTTATTGGGTTTGTTGATATCCGTTTTATTCGGATTCTTCGCTGGTTTCGGATTCTTCGACTGCTAAGATTGATTAAATTTGAAACATCTTTATTTAGAGTCAAATCTGAAGATGGTGTTGTTTTAGTTAGAATATTTTTAATTTTATTTTCCTTGATTTTTATTTATTCTGGAGCGATTTATCAAGTTGAACATTATAGTAATCCAGAAGTATTTACAACCTTTTTTGATGCGTTATATTTTTCCGTTGTTACCATGACAACTGTGGGCTTTGGTGATGTGATTCCTTTGTCAGAAGCAGGACGAATTTTAACCGTAATGATGATTTTTTCAGGTATTCTGTTAATTCCTTGGCAACTTGGGATTTTAACTCAAAAATTTTTACAAAGTAGTCAACAAGGTGATCAAGTTTGTAGTCATTGTGGCTTAAAATTTCATGATCGAGATGCTAACTTCTGTAAAATTTGTGGAACTAAGTTATGA
- the cobW gene encoding cobalamin biosynthesis protein CobW: MHKIPVTVITGFLGAGKTTLVRHLLQNNENRRIAVLVNEFGEVGIDGELLKDCQICEDDNNPNENIIELNNGCLCCTVQEEFYPTMQQLLERRDSLDCMLIETSGLALPKPLVQAFRWPDIRNSATVDGVVTVVDCQALAFGTLVGDLDALEAQRKADPNLEHETPIEELFEDQLACADLVLLTKTDLVNATELNKIKAWLSQELRPGVKVVSCHQGQINPDILLGFNAAVEDNLETRPSHHDHEAEHDHDDDINSVQITLEQAYDPKTLVKTLTKLVQENEIYRIKGFVYVPNKPMRLVLQGVGDRFDSFYDRLWRENETKQTRLVFIGKALNQQTIEQLMNSSR; the protein is encoded by the coding sequence ATGCACAAAATACCGGTTACAGTGATTACAGGCTTTTTAGGCGCAGGAAAAACCACATTAGTTCGTCATCTTTTACAAAATAATGAAAATCGACGTATTGCTGTATTAGTTAATGAATTTGGAGAGGTAGGAATTGATGGAGAATTACTCAAAGATTGTCAAATTTGTGAAGATGATAATAACCCCAACGAGAATATTATAGAACTCAATAATGGTTGTCTTTGTTGTACCGTTCAAGAAGAATTTTATCCCACTATGCAGCAACTTCTAGAAAGAAGAGACTCCCTTGACTGTATGTTAATAGAAACTTCCGGTTTAGCCCTACCTAAACCTCTTGTACAAGCCTTTCGTTGGCCAGATATTCGTAACAGTGCCACCGTGGATGGTGTGGTCACAGTGGTGGATTGTCAAGCATTAGCTTTTGGTACGTTAGTGGGAGATTTAGACGCATTAGAAGCACAAAGAAAAGCCGATCCTAACCTCGAACACGAAACCCCCATAGAAGAATTATTCGAGGATCAATTAGCTTGTGCAGACTTAGTCTTATTAACCAAAACCGACTTAGTTAATGCAACAGAATTAAACAAAATTAAAGCCTGGTTATCCCAAGAATTACGCCCTGGGGTTAAAGTCGTTTCTTGTCATCAAGGTCAAATTAATCCTGATATTTTACTGGGTTTTAATGCAGCCGTCGAAGATAATTTAGAAACCCGTCCCTCTCATCACGATCACGAAGCAGAACACGATCACGACGATGATATTAACTCGGTACAAATTACTCTCGAACAAGCTTATGATCCGAAAACATTAGTCAAAACTTTAACAAAATTAGTACAAGAAAATGAAATTTATCGTATTAAAGGCTTTGTTTATGTTCCTAATAAACCCATGCGCTTAGTCTTACAAGGAGTCGGCGATCGCTTCGATTCTTTTTATGATCGCTTATGGCGTGAAAATGAAACCAAACAAACCCGTTTAGTGTTCATCGGAAAAGCATTAAATCAACAAACCATTGAACAATTAATGAATAGTTCGAGATAA
- a CDS encoding ATP-binding protein, whose protein sequence is MEQNKAGVRAIVGIYDGLFSYEVKASLLDRFMSVQLDDILITKELSLRSPRQPNLQAENQAMRSLAQQLAHEPKTMLQSLVEMAIELCDAGTAGVSLVETQPEGKEVFRWVAMAGTLASQVGGYTPRHFSPCGVCLEQGRPVLFSHPERYFTYFQEANIPLVEGLVLPLIAEGQALGTIWIITHDESRQFDSEDVRLMSGLADFTAVALLQYQQHTQVLLANKARLAAEASERKLAEARSQALIANLPGGAAFVVDRELRYLLAAGEALAIANFKPEDFIGHTIFEVLSSELTASYEPMYRKALAGEPFEHEHQAHDRWYISRGTPLYNNNGQVYAVLVVSYDITERKQAEEQLRRASEVDTFRVKLSDALRSLADPIDIEETVTRTAMTHFKADRCYYCKIEDGKAIIGRDAFREGLPTVAGVYPLSNFVILQRIIETGHPFVVQNVYTTDKVDEDLRQLCIQLQVISYLDVPVIKNGEAVGVLCLVQSTPRNWTDLEVELAIETADRTWAAVERANAETALRKSEEKYRSLFENINDGFCIMKMLYDDHQNPVDCLILETSPSFVTHNKLIHAEDKTAKEVDPHLEAEWLENHNQVVVTGQPTQFEIYNAQLDIWFNVKAFPHGLPDDDQFAVVFSNINDRKQAEANQIRLIQEQQRAESLAELNRTKTVFFNNVSHEFRTPLTLLLGPLEDAITQLESQEKPETVKEHLQLAHRNALRLLKLVNTLLDFSRVEAQRMEGNYKPTDLAVYTADLASVFRSTLESAGLQFIVNCQSLSEPIWVDREMWEKIVLNLLSNAFKFTFAGKIRVSLRGEEDKTNSSIETPKFAVLEVQDTGIGICPEELPHIFERFYQSKSNQGRSYEGSGIGLSLVEELVKLHGGTVEVRSQLGQGTTFTVTLPTGTEHLPINERAHLVDQFQDKSFIATAEANAFVEEAQSWLPERNLTLEEASNSEAKAKILIVEDNGDMRDYLKKLLDPYYEVETVNDGLEALTLIRNVSDHNNNGGMYDLVLTDIMMPRLDGFELLRSLRNKPETQKIPIIMISARTGEESQVEGLEAGADDYLGKPFSARQLLTRVESHLKLTRMRKVQALNETLEAQVKTRTAQLEAINEELEAFSYSVSHDLQTPLRYISSFVERLHRKLEGNADASTLRYLSIIDQAASQAHQMIDDLLEFSRSSKTELVLTQVSMTQLVQEVRSQLKPEIGHRLIEWHIEPLPEVQGDPKMLQLVWQNLMSNAVKYTCNCAKAMITIRSNTDDSEIVFCVEDNGAGFDMTYHDRLFSLFQRLHSQEQFAGTGVGLANVRRIIHRHGGRVWAEGAVHQGAKFYFSLPNRRKQDEKASNFTVRR, encoded by the coding sequence ATGGAGCAAAACAAAGCAGGGGTGCGTGCTATAGTAGGTATATACGATGGGTTATTTTCCTACGAAGTAAAAGCCTCTCTATTAGACCGTTTCATGTCAGTTCAATTAGACGATATTTTAATTACCAAAGAGCTATCTTTACGATCGCCTCGTCAGCCCAATTTACAGGCCGAAAATCAGGCCATGCGATCGCTGGCTCAGCAATTAGCCCATGAACCCAAAACCATGTTGCAAAGCTTGGTAGAGATGGCAATAGAACTATGCGATGCAGGGACGGCTGGCGTTAGCCTAGTAGAAACGCAGCCCGAAGGGAAAGAAGTCTTTCGTTGGGTCGCCATGGCCGGAACCCTAGCCTCCCAGGTAGGGGGTTACACGCCACGCCACTTTAGCCCCTGTGGGGTCTGTCTGGAGCAGGGAAGGCCAGTGCTATTCTCTCATCCAGAGCGGTATTTTACCTATTTTCAAGAAGCAAATATCCCTTTGGTAGAAGGGTTAGTGTTGCCCTTAATTGCGGAGGGGCAAGCCCTCGGCACTATTTGGATTATTACCCACGACGAGAGCCGACAGTTTGACTCCGAAGATGTACGGCTGATGAGCGGATTGGCAGATTTTACAGCAGTGGCTCTATTGCAGTATCAGCAGCACACCCAGGTATTACTGGCAAACAAGGCTCGGTTGGCAGCCGAAGCGTCCGAGCGCAAGCTGGCTGAAGCAAGATCCCAGGCTTTAATTGCCAATCTTCCCGGTGGGGCAGCCTTTGTGGTGGATCGGGAGCTGCGCTACTTGTTAGCAGCAGGAGAAGCTTTAGCGATCGCCAATTTCAAACCAGAAGATTTCATCGGCCATACCATTTTTGAAGTGCTATCCTCCGAACTCACCGCCAGTTATGAACCGATGTACCGCAAAGCCCTCGCCGGTGAACCCTTTGAACATGAACACCAAGCTCATGATCGCTGGTATATCTCCCGTGGTACACCACTGTATAACAACAATGGCCAAGTCTATGCCGTCCTAGTCGTTTCCTATGACATCACGGAACGCAAACAGGCCGAAGAACAACTGCGCCGTGCGTCTGAAGTGGATACGTTTCGGGTAAAATTGTCCGATGCACTGCGATCGCTTGCTGATCCCATTGACATTGAGGAGACGGTCACCCGAACCGCCATGACTCACTTTAAAGCAGACCGGTGCTACTACTGCAAAATTGAGGATGGCAAGGCCATCATTGGCCGTGACGCTTTCCGTGAAGGGTTGCCCACCGTGGCGGGGGTCTATCCGTTGAGCAATTTTGTTATCTTGCAAAGGATTATAGAGACGGGTCATCCTTTTGTGGTTCAAAATGTGTATACAACCGATAAGGTGGATGAAGACCTCAGACAGCTTTGCATCCAGTTGCAAGTAATTTCCTATCTTGATGTGCCTGTAATTAAAAACGGCGAGGCGGTCGGTGTGCTGTGTCTGGTACAAAGCACCCCCAGAAATTGGACTGATCTCGAAGTAGAACTGGCGATAGAAACGGCAGATCGCACCTGGGCAGCCGTGGAACGTGCTAACGCCGAAACTGCCCTGCGGAAGTCGGAAGAGAAATATCGATCGCTGTTTGAAAATATTAACGACGGCTTCTGCATCATGAAGATGTTATATGACGATCACCAGAATCCTGTTGACTGTCTCATTTTAGAAACCAGCCCCTCTTTTGTAACACACAACAAATTAATTCATGCCGAAGACAAAACAGCCAAAGAAGTTGATCCCCATCTTGAAGCAGAATGGCTAGAGAATCATAATCAGGTGGTGGTTACGGGTCAACCCACTCAATTTGAAATTTACAATGCACAACTTGATATCTGGTTTAATGTCAAAGCCTTTCCTCATGGCTTGCCAGATGATGATCAGTTTGCTGTCGTCTTCTCCAACATCAACGATCGCAAACAAGCTGAAGCTAACCAAATTCGTCTGATTCAAGAACAGCAACGCGCTGAATCTTTAGCGGAGTTAAATCGCACCAAAACCGTATTTTTCAATAATGTTTCCCATGAATTTCGCACCCCCCTGACCTTGTTGTTAGGGCCCTTGGAAGATGCCATTACTCAGTTAGAAAGCCAAGAAAAGCCAGAAACTGTTAAAGAACACCTACAACTAGCTCATCGCAACGCTTTACGGTTACTCAAATTGGTCAATACCCTGCTGGACTTTTCCCGTGTGGAAGCCCAAAGAATGGAAGGAAACTATAAACCGACGGATTTAGCTGTTTATACGGCTGATTTGGCCAGTGTCTTTCGTTCCACCCTTGAAAGTGCAGGATTACAATTTATCGTTAATTGTCAGTCTCTGTCAGAACCGATCTGGGTAGACCGAGAAATGTGGGAAAAAATTGTTCTCAATTTACTCTCCAATGCTTTTAAATTTACCTTTGCGGGGAAAATTCGGGTAAGTTTGCGAGGGGAAGAAGATAAGACAAATTCTAGCATTGAAACACCTAAATTTGCCGTTCTTGAAGTTCAGGACACGGGTATCGGCATCTGCCCTGAAGAATTACCCCATATTTTCGAGCGATTTTATCAAAGTAAGAGCAATCAAGGAAGGAGTTATGAAGGCTCAGGCATTGGTTTATCGCTAGTAGAGGAATTGGTGAAACTACATGGCGGTACGGTAGAGGTGAGGAGTCAACTGGGGCAGGGAACAACCTTTACAGTGACTTTACCCACAGGAACAGAACATTTACCCATCAATGAGCGAGCGCACCTTGTTGACCAATTTCAAGATAAATCCTTTATTGCCACTGCCGAGGCTAATGCGTTTGTGGAAGAAGCTCAAAGTTGGCTACCAGAGAGAAATTTAACCTTAGAAGAAGCTTCTAACTCTGAGGCAAAGGCTAAAATTCTTATCGTCGAAGACAATGGGGATATGCGCGACTATCTCAAAAAACTGCTAGATCCCTACTACGAGGTAGAAACGGTCAACGATGGGTTAGAGGCTTTGACCTTGATTCGTAATGTTTCAGATCATAACAATAACGGTGGTATGTACGATCTCGTACTGACAGATATCATGATGCCCAGGTTAGATGGTTTTGAACTATTGCGATCGCTACGCAATAAGCCTGAAACGCAAAAAATACCGATTATTATGATCTCGGCACGGACAGGAGAAGAATCCCAGGTTGAAGGATTAGAAGCAGGGGCCGATGACTATTTAGGGAAACCCTTCTCAGCACGCCAACTATTGACACGAGTCGAGTCTCATTTAAAGCTAACTCGGATGCGGAAAGTTCAGGCATTGAACGAAACCCTGGAGGCGCAGGTGAAGACACGGACGGCTCAACTTGAAGCGATTAATGAAGAATTAGAGGCTTTTTCTTACTCGGTATCCCATGACTTACAAACCCCTCTACGCTACATCAGCAGTTTTGTGGAACGGTTGCACCGAAAACTAGAGGGGAATGCCGATGCCAGTACCCTGCGCTATCTTAGCATCATTGACCAAGCAGCCAGTCAAGCCCATCAAATGATTGACGATCTGCTTGAATTCTCCCGCAGCAGCAAAACTGAACTGGTTCTAACCCAAGTATCCATGACTCAGTTAGTGCAGGAAGTGCGATCGCAACTAAAACCCGAAATCGGCCATCGCCTTATTGAGTGGCACATCGAGCCATTACCAGAGGTTCAGGGCGATCCAAAAATGCTACAACTTGTTTGGCAGAATTTAATGTCAAATGCTGTTAAGTATACTTGTAATTGTGCTAAAGCAATGATTACCATCAGGAGTAATACTGATGATAGCGAGATTGTTTTCTGTGTTGAAGACAACGGAGCCGGATTTGATATGACATACCACGATCGCCTGTTTAGCCTGTTTCAACGGTTACATTCCCAGGAACAGTTTGCTGGCACTGGCGTGGGACTAGCGAATGTGAGACGGATTATTCATCGTCATGGGGGACGAGTTTGGGCTGAAGGGGCAGTGCATCAAGGGGCAAAGTTCTACTTTTCCCTACCAAACAGGAGAAAACAAGATGAAAAGGCTTCAAATTTTACTGTTAGAAGATAA